In Chryseobacterium camelliae, one DNA window encodes the following:
- a CDS encoding hydroxymethylglutaryl-CoA synthase family protein, translated as MTFGIEAASYYVPSLYLEIKELAEKRGIEPAKLEKGLGLHKMALPDVHEDAATFAAEALLRLIRYEQINPKDITRIYLGTESALDAAKPTASYAIQMVEQVLQDQFGERCFRNCDVVDMTFACIGAVDALHNSLDFVRANPDQKAVVIASDYAKYELASSGEYTQGGGAVALLISSKPDLIEIHNQWGVATESVFDFFKPRRQFLKENLSNAPETFPDKIEIFTDEPVFDGQYSNQCYQDRIREAYRHYQKISGKEKPYENWKYLIFHLPYAFHGKRVFTEIYSMENGLPYSTPEEQKTVAKSEEYTRFINDKIEKTQRASSEIGNMYTASIFMALLSALQTSFDENEELAGQEIGFLGYGSGSKSKVFAGTVSQNWRNAVSKWDLFNHLKQRTAIDFNTYEKLHRKQLGQSVNPDYKGFGLQSVEYDNPVLVGARYYGYQR; from the coding sequence ATGACTTTTGGAATTGAAGCGGCGAGTTATTATGTGCCGTCACTCTATCTTGAGATTAAAGAACTGGCAGAAAAAAGAGGGATTGAGCCCGCTAAACTGGAGAAGGGTCTGGGACTGCATAAAATGGCTTTGCCAGACGTTCATGAAGATGCCGCTACCTTTGCCGCTGAAGCTCTACTAAGACTGATCAGGTACGAGCAGATCAATCCGAAAGATATTACAAGGATTTACCTGGGAACCGAAAGTGCCCTTGATGCTGCAAAACCAACCGCTTCTTATGCCATCCAGATGGTAGAGCAGGTGTTACAGGATCAATTCGGGGAACGGTGTTTCAGAAACTGTGATGTGGTGGATATGACATTTGCCTGCATCGGCGCTGTGGATGCTTTGCACAATTCTCTTGATTTTGTACGGGCTAATCCTGACCAAAAGGCCGTGGTCATTGCCAGCGATTACGCAAAATATGAACTGGCTTCATCAGGAGAATATACCCAGGGCGGTGGAGCTGTTGCTCTTCTGATTTCTTCAAAGCCTGATCTTATTGAGATCCATAACCAGTGGGGGGTGGCAACCGAAAGTGTATTTGATTTTTTCAAGCCGAGACGTCAGTTCCTGAAAGAAAACCTAAGCAATGCGCCTGAAACATTCCCAGATAAAATAGAAATTTTTACGGATGAACCCGTTTTTGACGGTCAGTATTCCAATCAGTGCTACCAGGACCGGATCAGGGAGGCTTACCGGCATTACCAGAAGATTTCCGGCAAAGAAAAGCCTTATGAAAACTGGAAGTACCTGATTTTTCACCTTCCGTATGCCTTCCATGGCAAAAGGGTCTTCACGGAAATTTACAGCATGGAAAATGGCCTGCCTTACAGCACACCTGAAGAGCAAAAAACGGTGGCAAAATCTGAAGAATATACCCGCTTTATCAATGATAAAATAGAAAAAACACAGCGGGCCTCTTCCGAAATCGGAAACATGTATACAGCCTCTATCTTTATGGCACTTCTGTCCGCACTACAGACTTCCTTTGATGAAAATGAAGAGCTGGCCGGACAGGAAATCGGTTTTCTGGGGTATGGAAGCGGATCAAAATCCAAGGTATTTGCCGGAACAGTCTCACAAAACTGGAGAAATGCCGTTTCAAAATGGGATCTATTTAACCATTTAAAGCAGCGTACTGCCATAGATTTTAACACCTACGAAAAGCTTCACAGAAAACAGCTTGGTCAGTCGGTGAACCCGGATTATAAGGGTTTTGGATTGCAGTCTGTGGAATATGATAATCCTGTGTTGGTGGGAGCGAGGTATTATGGGTATCAACGTTAA
- a CDS encoding cell wall anchor protein, producing MKKQLLALSLLTSIFTMAQQADRVFVHDSRNTNDLPSAYSRELRAEFKDRSVIGVPGSGTYSGMLTISPWQDSSGNKNHQLNFNDGGVFFRSGLQTDNYWGTWNKLVMESNEGKVRIGLNDTDTTSPALLRVYSQDNSMIELANAYGKFQIAKSFCNGCYGGNIGDTVLRNNTGSHTIILALPNNNNDGSSYIGIQDGTRGTWVKFLNNGTARIDGKVYAKEVEVKADVWADYVFDKHYKLNTLEEIEKHIAEKGHLPNIPSAAEVEKDGINLAKMDAKLLEKIEELTLYSIEQNKQIKKLQQDNEMLKLHAEELKELKRQIQELISTKK from the coding sequence ATGAAAAAACAATTATTGGCTTTGAGTCTATTAACTTCCATATTTACAATGGCTCAACAAGCAGACAGGGTCTTTGTGCATGATTCAAGAAATACAAATGATCTGCCTTCGGCATACAGCCGCGAATTAAGAGCGGAATTTAAAGACAGGAGTGTGATAGGTGTGCCGGGTTCAGGGACATATTCCGGGATGCTGACTATCTCACCATGGCAAGACAGTTCCGGAAATAAAAATCATCAGCTAAATTTTAATGATGGAGGGGTGTTTTTCAGAAGTGGCTTACAAACCGACAACTATTGGGGGACCTGGAATAAACTTGTTATGGAATCTAATGAAGGAAAAGTGAGAATTGGTCTTAATGATACAGATACTACTTCACCTGCTTTGTTAAGAGTTTATAGCCAGGATAATTCAATGATTGAACTTGCGAATGCATATGGAAAATTTCAAATTGCTAAATCATTCTGTAATGGATGTTATGGGGGAAATATCGGTGATACAGTATTAAGGAATAATACCGGCTCCCATACTATAATTCTTGCATTGCCCAATAACAATAACGACGGTAGTTCTTACATCGGTATACAGGATGGAACCCGGGGTACCTGGGTAAAGTTCCTGAATAACGGAACAGCCAGGATTGATGGGAAAGTCTATGCTAAAGAAGTTGAAGTTAAAGCTGATGTTTGGGCTGATTATGTATTCGATAAGCATTACAAACTTAATACATTGGAAGAAATCGAAAAGCATATTGCTGAAAAGGGTCACTTACCCAATATCCCCTCTGCAGCTGAAGTAGAGAAAGATGGAATTAATCTGGCTAAAATGGACGCTAAGCTTTTAGAAAAAATAGAAGAGCTGACATTGTATTCCATTGAACAGAATAAGCAAATAAAGAAACTTCAGCAGGATAATGAGATGCTGAAGCTGCATGCTGAAGAACTTAAAGAACTGAAAAGACAAATCCAGGAACTTATTTCAACTAAAAAATAA
- a CDS encoding RHS repeat-associated core domain-containing protein: MKMRLFSSFILSLCSVLAFSQTILYQAESTTRTVQDPQIVVLAQGFRASGDVSNPFIAKIGPATENPGGGPVDSNAGANNPSGTTAPDGQSFHDTKGNIEVNGGGQLQFTLPIALPPGVKSVAPQVNLVYTSGSGNGIAGYGWNLSGTTTITRIGKNIEKDGEIRGIQLDYSDYYSFNGQRLILKSGEYGKDGAEYVTEKYSNIKIKSIGTVTGQLWQGPEYWEVTFEDGSQSWYGAIASGNSTARTPLEYNIVKWKDAQGNYISYHYSQAASTNVAVVSDIEWGGNEITGKPHFNKIEFSYFNERTLNEINYLNGIKFTQNKQLKEIIVKTNDNLFKRYAVEYVNNETSYQFANKITEYNSNDQAANPITIEYEPYQSGNEETTKENSIATNNTKKYGDFDMDGITDYLEYIPNPGTSPSGPVGVINFKNSVYKDVPVTPLQYELNRFTAGEFAKATAITFTKDGYVKNKVGIVIPHKVETSDSDKPNFELLIYTVDTSESKFKLEYSKVIPYSIYNPGGTLSGGSECTALVPLNVTYLDSYDYDGDGISELMIGFNRKNRCTSAPQSNKSYNSSTSDTTEFSESQPATLKPEINSSNTEFGDDIASGTETGGNETNIAPPDGSTVDIFTYYSSFLVDIDENTDINNSIYKYEEGINVNNSSDTNKNNRFADLNGDGIQDIIQIKSDGTITDVYNYRKQSAGSYLKISIGNFSGQKFEGISSGALFGDFNGDNKVDVLVPQANKSYNWNVYISDGRKFNQSSINNFIYYSSGGEVLMESSHNNLESGGGCSFSESRYFQYNVADLDADGKSDVIVSYVFINNHEWSSHHDQEKTVLRTFVYSVNKTTTDNSASFAKKFVSSAGGDYNVSLLDSPIQTNGDLQFYRVRDWRREYAEKVIPFGTLSLNRTNQQIISIGRPDDCSGVVGCAYNYVTQYGYAYTPALARIRSIKQNEIVTQVSYQDLDPKVDSNFYRPVKKELFPYFELEQIPLSVAVSQLRQEGKKQDFRYRGFINHFTGKGMIGFRQAARSSWYADGFENTKIWSGTEMDPLQEGLPIKEWSIRTNNENQIFPTDISENNTQLLSFKSTLYDNYKLLNGQVITGTIADSDKPKIVIATVVKSTKTKDFLTGVFTTGSISYGDYYLPAQSITNINNGFAIATSNFTYTHNLAGIGPDYFVGRQESKTETVQAYGDTKSEKEEYIYENNLLKTLKTWNRDNSGYLQETYNYDGFGNVTKKVISNSIDSQTQTTTTEYDAKGRFVIKKTDNLGLEINITYNDWGQILTQTDPLANTLTNTYDAWGKLLTSKTNVAGTTTYQYDRDNNSNVIIIQNDPNGNISKKYANKLGQDYKSSTKAFGQGQFISKEIQYDILGRKLKESEPYFEGQNASQWNIISYDDSVFPAKVTATAFTGKQIETSVSGLTTTVKELNGYGRTTSKTADALGNVISSSDKGGTIQFAYNAAGDQIEAKYAENTVVTKYDSWGRKSEFNDPSNGLYKYEYDGFGQPKKIISPKGNKEYTYNNFGQLISQKEQSTTDGGQATDKIISYTYDNKGRVISKSGTSKGKAYSSSLSYDPQGRLLSSSESSNGKYFIEKGITYDDKGRIISYEKQLYSSGTLTKVQIENVYSAWNGELYQIKDKNSGKALWELEETNTKGQVLKAKLGAADINNTYDSNGFLTNVNHSSVVKPSILQLSYSFDAIKNELKSRVTGGDFNITELFDYDDNNRLVNWTNPVTGIKPSSNRNVYDVKGRIMENDQVGTMKYENSAKIYQPTGMTLNVAGEQNYNNDLIQSIVYNENNDPVFIDGMKGDVAFQYGLTSMRQMVTYGGSFSTDGEGKFTKYYSEDGSYEVVRDNTTGQEKHIIYIGGTPYESNIVYLKNFTESSGFYKFLHKDYIGSILAISDEAGNKLEQRHFDAWGNFTHLQIGNGAIVTDKNIIDQSSLIIDRGYTSHEHFAEVGIIHMNGRLYDPLLRRFLNADENIQEPYNTQNYNKYGYVMNNPLMFNDPSGEFIVESALLSAVIIGAMVASFSYTIMVSITGQNWDLGGFLKSTLFGAASAAVTYGIGSVFVNSAGTATQIATELGKLGTIFVQGTAHALAQGILSLVQGQGFGSAFVSGFLGSIGASAFTAVAGKFANSAVGTIASGAVLGGVGSELTGGNFWQGALIGGVVAGFNHVMHTIDFYSPKEVLTQHWDARYSKDDKRWVLNKVAEGYQTINESGAADGYQVVNIYGSGGKVVGSIKGNDALYRFNVATKGNYTNVYNMKIQAMSTVTLGQGIKYSGTAVGFVSKQLLLPTRGGSAPGVFIGEGMWWTGFGIESWGNYQLGNYNKIWKGILMKGAIKGGPKAWKEIQKQLK; this comes from the coding sequence ATGAAAATGAGATTATTTTCATCATTTATACTGTCGTTGTGTTCAGTCCTGGCCTTTTCCCAGACCATCCTGTACCAGGCAGAAAGCACTACCCGGACGGTCCAGGATCCTCAGATAGTGGTATTAGCCCAGGGATTTCGGGCATCAGGAGATGTGTCGAATCCTTTCATAGCCAAAATTGGTCCTGCTACGGAGAATCCCGGCGGTGGACCTGTGGATTCAAACGCAGGAGCCAACAATCCTTCCGGGACGACAGCTCCTGATGGACAGAGTTTCCATGATACAAAAGGGAATATAGAAGTCAATGGAGGAGGACAATTACAATTTACTTTGCCAATTGCTTTGCCACCAGGGGTGAAAAGTGTAGCACCTCAGGTTAACCTTGTTTACACCAGCGGTTCAGGAAACGGGATTGCCGGATACGGCTGGAATCTATCCGGAACCACTACAATTACCAGAATTGGTAAAAATATTGAAAAGGATGGTGAAATAAGAGGGATACAGCTTGATTATTCGGATTATTATAGTTTTAATGGTCAGCGATTGATTTTAAAGTCAGGTGAGTATGGAAAAGATGGTGCTGAGTATGTAACTGAGAAATATTCCAATATAAAAATTAAATCCATTGGAACTGTTACGGGACAATTGTGGCAAGGACCTGAATACTGGGAAGTGACTTTTGAAGATGGCTCGCAGTCATGGTATGGAGCAATAGCTTCTGGAAATAGTACTGCAAGAACACCTTTAGAATATAATATTGTCAAGTGGAAAGATGCACAAGGAAATTATATTTCGTATCATTATTCTCAGGCTGCCTCTACTAATGTTGCTGTTGTTTCAGATATAGAATGGGGAGGAAATGAAATAACAGGCAAGCCACATTTTAATAAAATTGAATTTAGTTATTTTAATGAAAGAACTTTAAATGAAATCAATTATTTAAATGGAATTAAATTTACACAGAATAAACAGCTAAAAGAGATTATTGTAAAAACTAATGACAATCTATTTAAAAGATATGCTGTAGAATATGTCAATAATGAAACTAGCTATCAGTTTGCCAATAAGATAACGGAGTATAATTCCAATGATCAAGCTGCTAATCCCATTACAATAGAGTATGAACCTTATCAGTCCGGTAATGAAGAAACTACCAAAGAGAACAGTATCGCTACTAACAATACAAAAAAGTATGGCGATTTTGATATGGATGGTATTACAGATTACCTTGAATATATCCCTAATCCAGGAACATCTCCATCGGGTCCTGTAGGAGTTATAAATTTTAAAAATTCAGTTTATAAGGATGTACCAGTTACGCCATTACAATATGAGCTTAACAGGTTTACGGCTGGGGAGTTTGCAAAAGCTACAGCAATAACCTTCACAAAAGATGGTTATGTAAAAAATAAAGTAGGTATAGTAATACCGCATAAAGTAGAAACTTCGGACTCTGACAAACCAAATTTTGAATTACTAATATATACCGTTGATACTTCAGAGAGTAAATTTAAATTAGAATATTCAAAAGTAATACCTTACAGCATATACAATCCTGGCGGTACATTAAGTGGAGGTTCCGAATGTACTGCATTAGTACCACTCAATGTAACTTATTTGGATAGTTATGATTATGATGGGGATGGTATTTCAGAACTAATGATAGGATTTAACAGAAAAAACAGATGTACGAGTGCGCCACAGTCTAATAAATCTTATAATAGTTCTACTTCTGACACAACAGAATTTTCTGAATCACAACCAGCTACTCTGAAACCTGAAATCAATTCCTCTAATACAGAATTTGGAGATGATATTGCTTCAGGGACAGAAACTGGAGGAAATGAGACAAATATAGCTCCACCAGATGGCAGTACTGTAGATATTTTCACATATTATTCATCATTTTTAGTTGATATTGATGAAAATACTGATATTAATAATAGTATCTATAAATATGAGGAGGGAATAAATGTGAATAATTCATCCGATACTAATAAAAATAATCGTTTTGCCGATTTAAATGGAGATGGAATACAAGATATTATCCAGATAAAATCTGACGGAACGATCACTGATGTTTATAATTATCGTAAACAGTCCGCCGGAAGCTATTTGAAAATAAGTATTGGAAACTTTTCAGGACAAAAATTTGAAGGAATTTCTTCCGGAGCTTTATTCGGAGATTTCAACGGAGATAACAAAGTGGATGTTTTGGTTCCTCAAGCTAATAAATCGTATAACTGGAACGTATATATTTCTGACGGTAGAAAGTTCAATCAATCCTCAATAAACAATTTTATTTATTATAGCTCCGGTGGTGAAGTTTTAATGGAGAGCAGCCATAATAATTTGGAATCAGGAGGAGGTTGCTCATTTTCTGAGAGCAGATATTTTCAATATAATGTTGCTGATTTGGATGCAGACGGCAAATCAGATGTTATTGTTAGTTATGTGTTTATCAATAATCATGAGTGGAGCTCACATCATGATCAGGAGAAAACTGTTTTACGGACTTTTGTCTATTCAGTTAATAAAACAACAACAGACAATTCTGCAAGTTTTGCTAAGAAGTTTGTGTCAAGTGCAGGTGGAGATTATAATGTGAGTTTATTAGATTCACCTATTCAAACAAATGGAGATTTACAGTTTTATAGAGTAAGAGACTGGAGAAGAGAATATGCTGAAAAAGTTATCCCTTTTGGAACTTTAAGTTTAAACCGAACTAACCAACAGATCATATCAATAGGTAGACCAGACGATTGTTCGGGAGTAGTAGGTTGTGCTTACAACTATGTGACTCAATATGGGTATGCCTACACTCCTGCTTTAGCAAGAATAAGGTCTATCAAACAAAATGAAATTGTAACACAGGTTTCTTACCAAGATCTTGATCCTAAAGTGGATAGTAACTTTTACAGACCTGTCAAAAAGGAATTATTTCCTTATTTTGAACTGGAACAAATACCTTTGTCAGTAGCTGTATCCCAATTAAGGCAAGAAGGAAAAAAGCAGGATTTCCGGTACAGAGGCTTTATAAACCATTTTACAGGTAAAGGTATGATAGGTTTCCGTCAGGCAGCCCGTTCTTCATGGTACGCCGATGGTTTTGAAAATACAAAAATTTGGTCAGGAACAGAGATGGATCCTTTGCAGGAAGGACTTCCAATAAAGGAATGGTCTATCAGAACAAATAATGAAAATCAAATATTTCCGACGGATATTTCTGAGAATAATACACAATTGTTAAGTTTTAAGTCTACATTATATGATAATTATAAATTATTAAATGGGCAGGTCATAACTGGAACTATTGCAGACTCTGATAAACCGAAAATTGTAATCGCTACTGTTGTAAAAAGTACAAAAACAAAAGACTTTTTAACTGGTGTTTTTACAACAGGAAGCATTAGTTACGGAGATTATTACCTTCCGGCACAAAGTATTACCAATATTAATAACGGTTTTGCGATAGCCACTTCTAATTTTACGTATACACACAATTTAGCCGGAATTGGCCCGGATTATTTTGTAGGCCGTCAGGAATCCAAAACAGAAACGGTACAGGCATACGGTGATACCAAATCTGAAAAAGAAGAATATATTTATGAAAATAACTTATTGAAAACATTAAAAACATGGAATAGGGATAATTCAGGGTATTTGCAGGAGACGTATAATTATGATGGTTTTGGAAATGTTACAAAAAAAGTAATCAGTAATAGTATCGATTCCCAAACACAAACTACAACAACTGAATATGATGCAAAAGGAAGGTTTGTGATAAAGAAAACTGATAATTTAGGATTAGAAATCAATATTACCTATAATGATTGGGGGCAAATTTTAACACAAACTGATCCATTAGCTAACACTCTTACCAATACATACGATGCCTGGGGCAAGCTCCTGACATCTAAAACCAATGTAGCAGGAACAACAACTTACCAGTATGACAGAGACAACAATTCCAATGTTATAATTATTCAAAATGACCCTAATGGCAATATCTCTAAGAAGTATGCAAATAAGTTAGGACAGGATTATAAATCGTCTACTAAAGCGTTTGGGCAGGGCCAGTTTATTTCAAAAGAGATTCAATATGATATTTTAGGCAGAAAACTGAAAGAATCAGAGCCGTATTTTGAAGGACAAAATGCCAGCCAATGGAATATCATTTCTTATGATGATTCTGTATTCCCTGCAAAAGTAACTGCTACCGCATTCACCGGGAAGCAGATAGAAACTTCTGTTTCTGGTTTAACTACTACTGTTAAAGAACTGAATGGTTATGGTAGGACAACATCCAAAACTGCAGACGCTTTAGGGAATGTCATTTCTTCCAGTGATAAAGGAGGAACTATTCAATTTGCTTATAATGCAGCCGGAGACCAGATAGAAGCTAAATATGCTGAGAATACTGTAGTAACCAAGTATGATTCTTGGGGAAGAAAATCTGAATTCAATGATCCATCTAATGGATTATATAAATATGAGTATGATGGTTTCGGGCAGCCTAAGAAAATCATCAGTCCAAAAGGAAACAAGGAATATACTTACAATAATTTTGGTCAGTTGATTTCTCAAAAAGAACAGTCAACAACAGACGGAGGTCAGGCCACAGATAAAATTATTTCTTATACCTATGATAATAAAGGCAGAGTAATTTCAAAAAGTGGGACTTCAAAAGGGAAAGCGTATAGTTCGAGTCTTTCCTACGATCCACAAGGAAGATTACTGTCTTCATCAGAAAGCAGCAACGGAAAATATTTTATCGAAAAAGGAATTACTTATGATGATAAAGGAAGGATAATTTCTTATGAAAAGCAATTATACTCTTCCGGAACCCTTACCAAAGTTCAGATAGAAAATGTATACAGTGCATGGAACGGAGAACTTTATCAGATAAAAGACAAAAACTCTGGAAAAGCATTATGGGAGCTTGAGGAAACCAATACCAAAGGTCAGGTTTTAAAGGCTAAGTTAGGTGCTGCTGATATCAATAATACCTACGATTCCAACGGCTTCTTAACTAACGTAAACCACTCATCAGTGGTGAAGCCAAGTATCCTTCAACTTTCTTATTCATTTGATGCTATAAAAAATGAATTGAAAAGCAGGGTAACAGGAGGGGATTTTAATATAACTGAACTTTTTGACTATGATGATAATAATAGATTGGTCAACTGGACGAATCCAGTAACAGGAATTAAACCATCAAGTAATCGAAATGTCTATGATGTTAAAGGTAGGATCATGGAGAATGATCAGGTGGGAACCATGAAGTATGAAAATTCTGCTAAAATCTACCAACCTACCGGAATGACCTTGAATGTAGCTGGAGAACAGAATTATAACAATGACCTAATCCAGAGCATTGTCTATAATGAAAACAATGATCCTGTTTTCATTGATGGAATGAAAGGGGATGTAGCTTTTCAGTATGGACTCACAAGTATGCGGCAGATGGTTACATACGGTGGTAGTTTCAGTACTGATGGGGAAGGAAAGTTCACAAAGTACTACAGTGAAGACGGAAGCTATGAAGTGGTAAGAGACAATACGACCGGTCAGGAAAAGCATATCATTTATATCGGAGGAACACCTTATGAATCTAATATTGTATATTTAAAGAACTTTACGGAGAGCAGCGGTTTTTACAAATTTTTACATAAGGATTACATCGGAAGCATCCTAGCCATCAGTGATGAAGCAGGAAATAAGCTGGAGCAGAGGCATTTTGATGCATGGGGTAATTTCACCCACCTACAGATAGGAAATGGAGCAATTGTCACTGATAAAAACATCATTGATCAATCATCATTAATCATTGATAGAGGCTATACCAGCCATGAACATTTCGCAGAGGTAGGAATCATCCATATGAACGGTAGATTGTATGATCCTTTATTAAGAAGATTTTTAAATGCAGATGAAAACATACAGGAACCTTACAATACCCAAAACTACAATAAGTATGGATATGTAATGAATAATCCACTGATGTTTAATGATCCTAGCGGAGAGTTTATTGTGGAATCTGCACTTTTATCAGCTGTAATTATAGGAGCTATGGTAGCATCATTTAGCTATACGATCATGGTTTCTATTACAGGACAGAATTGGGATTTGGGAGGATTCTTAAAATCGACTTTATTCGGTGCGGCTTCTGCTGCTGTTACTTATGGCATAGGAAGTGTATTTGTCAACTCAGCAGGTACAGCAACCCAAATTGCAACAGAACTTGGAAAATTAGGAACTATATTTGTTCAAGGAACAGCACATGCTTTAGCGCAGGGCATATTATCCTTAGTACAAGGACAGGGCTTTGGAAGTGCTTTTGTTTCAGGTTTTTTAGGAAGTATAGGGGCGTCAGCATTTACTGCAGTTGCCGGGAAGTTTGCAAACAGTGCCGTAGGAACCATAGCTTCGGGAGCAGTTTTAGGAGGCGTTGGTTCTGAGCTTACTGGGGGGAATTTCTGGCAGGGAGCTTTAATTGGAGGAGTTGTTGCTGGGTTTAACCACGTAATGCATACAATAGATTTCTATTCACCTAAAGAAGTGTTAACACAACATTGGGATGCAAGATATTCTAAAGATGATAAAAGGTGGGTCCTAAACAAGGTAGCCGAAGGATATCAAACAATAAATGAGTCAGGTGCTGCTGATGGGTACCAAGTGGTAAATATATATGGCTCCGGAGGAAAAGTTGTTGGTTCAATAAAAGGGAATGATGCTCTATATAGATTCAATGTTGCAACTAAAGGAAATTATACCAATGTTTACAATATGAAAATTCAAGCTATGTCTACCGTTACTCTAGGACAAGGTATTAAATATTCAGGAACTGCTGTTGGTTTTGTGTCAAAACAATTATTACTTCCAACAAGAGGAGGTTCAGCACCTGGAGTATTTATTGGAGAAGGAATGTGGTGGACTGGATTTGGAATAGAGTCTTGGGGTAATTACCAGCTAGGCAATTATAATAAAATATGGAAAGGGATCTTAATGAAAGGAGCTATTAAGGGAGGTCCTAAAGCATGGAAAGAAATTCAGAAACAATTAAAGTAA
- a CDS encoding IS3 family transposase (programmed frameshift), with amino-acid sequence MKKSRFTESQIVFALKQSETGVKVEEVCRKMGISEATFYNWKKKFGGLGITELRRLRQLEEENSQLKKLVADLSLDKQILQDVLKKKVLKPVQKRELARVIQDAYRISQRRSCRLIFLQSSVYYYHPHRRDDTALRMRLIELSNIRIRYGIDRLHILLRREGWKDNHKRVYRIYCEEGLNLRRKLNKRIKSSRSRVPTNGTASTLHECWSMDFMSDALFDGKKFRILTLVDNYSRKSLAIHCGISLKGENVAEILKNVTFEQQASPKRIKIDNGPEFISKALDRWAYEKKIELDFSRPGKPTDNAFIKSFNGSLREECLNVNWFLSLEDAQQKLDIWREDYNTYRPHSSLGNLTPNEFISNSQKKQISLL; translated from the exons ATGAAAAAGAGCAGATTTACAGAGAGTCAGATTGTATTTGCTTTGAAACAATCTGAGACGGGAGTAAAAGTTGAAGAAGTTTGTAGAAAGATGGGTATAAGTGAGGCAACTTTCTACAATTGGAAGAAAAAATTTGGAGGTTTGGGAATTACAGAACTTCGTCGTTTACGCCAATTAGAGGAAGAGAACAGTCAACTCAAAAAATTGGTAGCCGACCTAAGTCTGGATAAGCAAATTCTTCAGGATGTGCTGAAAA AAAAAGTTCTAAAGCCGGTTCAGAAGCGTGAACTGGCGAGGGTTATACAAGATGCTTACAGAATTTCACAGAGAAGAAGCTGCCGCCTGATATTTTTACAATCCAGTGTTTATTATTACCATCCACATCGAAGGGATGATACAGCACTTAGAATGCGACTGATAGAATTATCTAACATCCGTATTCGCTATGGTATTGATCGTTTACATATTCTGCTAAGACGTGAGGGTTGGAAAGATAATCATAAACGCGTTTACAGAATCTATTGTGAAGAAGGGTTAAATCTGAGACGAAAACTAAACAAAAGAATAAAATCCTCACGATCCAGAGTTCCTACTAATGGTACAGCCTCTACTTTACATGAATGCTGGAGTATGGACTTTATGAGTGATGCCCTCTTTGACGGTAAGAAGTTCAGGATTTTAACTTTAGTGGATAATTATAGTCGAAAATCATTGGCAATCCATTGCGGAATTTCCCTCAAAGGTGAAAATGTTGCAGAGATATTAAAAAATGTTACCTTTGAACAACAGGCTTCTCCTAAGCGGATTAAGATTGATAATGGTCCTGAGTTTATCAGTAAAGCATTAGACAGATGGGCTTATGAAAAGAAAATAGAGCTGGATTTTTCCAGACCGGGAAAACCTACCGACAATGCATTTATTAAGAGTTTTAACGGATCATTACGGGAAGAGTGTCTTAATGTTAATTGGTTTCTTTCCTTAGAAGATGCACAGCAAAAGCTGGATATTTGGAGGGAAGATTACAACACCTACAGACCTCATAGCTCGCTAGGGAATTTGACACCAAATGAATTTATCTCTAACAGTCAAAAAAAACAAATTTCTCTACTTTAG